Proteins from a genomic interval of Deltaproteobacteria bacterium:
- a CDS encoding MlaE family lipid ABC transporter permease subunit — translation MVTRHITTTDAADIYDVAEDESGGLLVRFKMNIDIDSTPAIYKFLMPSIDSHPPPQLTLDLSVVSYLDDYGLLAVLDMESSVRNSGGQFSIVNATRQLKALFERAVYTRDVECPIFERVREPNFFLRFGESTIRELHNLRYMISFLGSIVLGLLHTVVKPRSLRVEDTITLMKKTGVDAVPIVGLISFLLGLIMAFMSSIQLRQFGANIYVASLVAMAMVSELGPIMTAIVVAGRTGSSYAAEIGTMQISEEIDALFTMGFNPTLFLAVPRIVAAVIVVPFLTLFADFFAITGGMVVGVFLLDLTPGTYIAQTLDALALFEVLWGLFKSVVFALLIAWTGCQRGFQVRGGAAAVGNAATSAVVNSIFLIILFDSIFAVIRSYW, via the coding sequence ATGGTTACGAGACACATAACGACGACCGACGCAGCAGACATCTATGACGTCGCCGAAGACGAGTCCGGCGGCCTGCTCGTTCGTTTCAAAATGAATATCGATATCGATTCCACGCCGGCCATATACAAATTTCTGATGCCCTCCATAGACAGCCATCCGCCTCCCCAGTTGACCCTCGACCTTTCCGTTGTGAGCTATCTGGATGATTACGGTCTGCTGGCGGTCTTAGATATGGAATCTTCAGTCCGCAACAGTGGCGGACAGTTCAGTATCGTCAACGCCACCCGTCAGCTGAAAGCGCTCTTCGAACGCGCGGTTTACACGCGTGACGTCGAGTGTCCGATCTTTGAACGTGTCAGGGAGCCAAACTTTTTTCTGCGCTTCGGAGAATCAACCATCAGAGAATTGCACAATCTCCGTTACATGATCTCTTTTCTCGGTTCGATCGTATTGGGGTTGCTGCACACGGTTGTCAAGCCCCGGTCCCTGCGGGTGGAAGACACCATCACCCTTATGAAAAAAACAGGTGTCGATGCCGTCCCCATCGTAGGTCTGATCAGTTTTCTTTTGGGACTGATTATGGCGTTCATGTCTTCGATCCAGCTCCGGCAATTCGGAGCCAATATCTATGTGGCTTCTCTGGTTGCCATGGCCATGGTTTCGGAACTGGGACCGATTATGACCGCCATCGTGGTTGCCGGTCGCACCGGCTCTTCTTATGCGGCCGAAATCGGCACCATGCAGATCTCTGAAGAAATCGATGCTCTGTTCACCATGGGGTTCAACCCCACGCTTTTTCTGGCCGTACCCCGCATCGTCGCCGCCGTCATCGTTGTTCCCTTTCTGACGCTTTTTGCCGATTTCTTCGCCATAACCGGTGGAATGGTTGTCGGTGTGTTTCTGCTCGATCTGACCCCGGGGACCTATATTGCACAGACCCTCGATGCACTGGCGCTTTTCGAAGTGCTCTGGGGGCTGTTTAAAAGCGTCGTGTTTGCCCTGCTGATTGCCTGGACCGGATGCCAGCGAGGCTTTCAGGTAAGGGGCGGAGCGGCCGCGGTGGGCAATGCCGCCACGTCCGCAGTGGTCAACAGTATTTTTCTGATTATTCTTTTCGATTCCATTTTTGCGGTGATTCGTTCCTACTGGTAG
- a CDS encoding ATP-binding cassette domain-containing protein, with translation MSPEPIIKVRNLVAQYGNDVILQDLSFDVAAGEILVIVGSSGSGKSTLLKHLIGLQRPHAGEITINGVNVTGDDPEASHRFFRDIGVLFQGSALFGSMTLAENIALPIVEYGNLPKDAVRRLVSMKLCQFDLIDYQDHMPGEVSGGMKKRAGLARALALNPKILFLDEPTAGLDPVRSMEIDELIRQINAMIGTTMVIVTHELDSIFNIAKRVIMIDKGKKGIIAEGNPLFLKKHSPDPLVKQFFRRRLTPESEDARPQ, from the coding sequence ATGTCACCGGAACCTATCATTAAAGTTCGGAACCTGGTCGCACAATACGGCAACGATGTGATCCTGCAGGACCTAAGCTTTGACGTGGCCGCAGGCGAAATCCTCGTCATTGTCGGCTCCAGCGGAAGTGGTAAATCGACGCTGTTGAAGCACCTCATCGGGCTGCAGCGGCCTCATGCCGGCGAAATCACCATCAACGGCGTGAACGTCACCGGCGATGACCCGGAAGCGTCACATCGTTTCTTCCGCGACATCGGTGTGCTTTTCCAGGGCAGTGCCCTTTTCGGTTCCATGACCCTGGCGGAAAACATCGCCCTGCCCATCGTCGAATATGGAAATCTGCCCAAAGATGCGGTACGCCGTCTTGTCAGCATGAAGCTCTGCCAGTTCGACCTCATCGACTATCAGGATCACATGCCCGGAGAAGTCAGCGGCGGCATGAAAAAAAGGGCGGGCCTGGCTCGGGCCCTGGCGCTCAACCCCAAGATTTTATTTCTGGACGAACCGACGGCCGGCCTGGACCCGGTGCGGTCTATGGAAATCGACGAACTGATCCGACAGATCAACGCCATGATCGGAACCACAATGGTAATCGTCACCCACGAACTCGACAGCATCTTTAACATTGCAAAACGTGTGATCATGATCGATAAAGGTAAAAAAGGAATCATTGCCGAAGGGAACCCGCTCTTCCTTAAAAAGCACAGCCCGGACCCCTTGGTGAAACAGTTCTTCAGGCGCCGGCTTACCCCGGAAAGCGAAGATGCCCGGCCCCAATGA